In Dama dama isolate Ldn47 chromosome 20, ASM3311817v1, whole genome shotgun sequence, a single window of DNA contains:
- the FCRL6 gene encoding Fc receptor-like protein 6 has product MLLWTVALLFGPCVGKTVWLSLQAQPYLVFEGDILILRCRGRKNAELSQVTFYRDGKFLHFSKNNRPLFLGTATANSSGHYNCTGRVRYPRNMDSWDSGTAMVQVQVRFPPPVLTALPSHELCEGKPVTLRCQTKLHSQRLARRLLFSFHKDGRTLQNRSPRPELRIPAAKEGDSGLYWCKASPEGGGVQKRSPQLELRVWTPVSRPLLTLRPTSLVAGDEVELLCEAQRGSPPILYSFHLNGDVLRNHVAPHGGPASCLFQVMSQQDAGNYSCESRNRVSRETSEPKTLSVDDPQVLSDPTSRNWLVPGLLASLLAMMVIAAALLGYFRPWRKNGPLPPRNSPSAPVEEQHPLYVNNKDLHPDQHLSTKAEKGLSRGVGRKTAYAPESRESVIWRRKQEASGESLRSKVYRQNETNEGVIYSEIYKITREHEARPAQPAQQDKDVSVIYAEVRCPQRSEGPDKGPNRRSRTH; this is encoded by the exons gtccctgtgttgggaaaactg TCTGGCTGAGCCTCCAAGCCCAGCCATACCTCGTGTTTGAGGGGGATATACTGATTCTGCGATGCCGGGGAAGGAAGAACGCAGAGCTGTCCCAGGTGACATTCTACAGAGATGGAAAATTCCTCCATTTCTCTAAGAACAACCGGCCTCTCTTCCTGGGGACAGCAACAGCTAACAGCAGTGGCCACTATAACTGCACTGGGCGGGTGAGATATCCCCGAAACATGGACTCATGGGATTCAGGGACTGCCATGGTTCAAGTCCAAG TGCGGTTCCCGCCTCCCGTGCTGACGGCCCTCCCCTCTCACGAGCTCTGCGAGGGGAAACCTGTGACCCTGAGATGCCAGACGAAGCTGCACAGTCAGAGGCTGGCCCGGCGGCTGCTCTTTTCCTTCCACAAGGACGGCCGCACCCTGCAGAACAGGAGCCCCCGCCCGGAACTCCGCATCCCAGCAGCCAAGGAGGGAGACTCTGGACTTTACTGGTGCAAGGCGTCCCCTGAGGGTGGCGGGGTCCAGAAACGGAGCCCTCAGCTGGAGCTCAGGGTGTGGA CTCCCGTGTCCCGTCCTCTGCTCACCCTGAGACCCACCAGCCTAGTTGCGGGGGACGAGGTGGAGCTCCTCTGTGAGGCCCAGAGGGGCTCCCCTCCGATCCTGTACTCATTCCACCTCAATGGGGACGTCCTGCGGAACCACGTGGCTCCCCACGGGGGACCCGCCTCCTGCCTCTTCCAGGTGATGTCACAGCAGGATGCTGGGAACTACTCCTGCGAGTCCAGGAACCGTGTTTCCAGAGAGACAAGTGAGCCCAAGACACTCTCTGTGGATG ATCCTCAGGTCTTATCTGACCCCACTAGTAGGAACTGGCTGGTTCCTGGGCTGCTTGCAAGCCTGCTTGCCATGATGGTCATTGCTGCTGCACTTCTGGGGTATTTCAGACCCTGGAGGAAAAACG GGCCCCTTCCACCCCGGAATTCACCCTCAGCCCCAGTTGAAGAGCAGCACCCGCTGTATGTCAACAATAAGGACTTGCATCCGGACCAGCATCTGTCCACAAAGGCAGAGAAGGGCCTCTCCAGGGGAGTCGGGAGAAAGACGGCTTATGCGCCTGAGTCTCGGGAATCAGTCATTTGGAGAAGAAAGCAGGAGGCTTCCGGGGAGAGCTTGAGGAGCAAGG TGTATCGCCAGAATGAAACCAATGAAGGAGTTATCTACTCTGAGATTTATAAAATCACAAGGGAGCATGAAG CCAGGCCTGCCCAGCCAGCCCAGCAGGACAAG GACGTTTCCGTCATCTATGCTGAGGTGAGATGCCCGCAGCGCAGCGAGGGTCCAGACAAGGGGCCAAATAGAAGAAGCAGGACCCACTGA